From the Acidovorax sp. NCPPB 3576 genome, the window CACGTCCGGGGTGAACAGGGCCTTTTCGACCAGCTGGGTGAGGTCGTCGTAGCTCAGCCACGAACTCATCATGCGGCGGTCGCGCGGCTCGGGGAACGACGAGCCGATGCGCAGGCTCACCGTCTCGATGCCGTAGCGGTCGAAATAGAAGCTTGCCATGTCTTCGCCGAACGACTTGGACAGGCCGTAATAGCCGTCGGGACGGCGGCGGGCGTTGGCGTCGATGCGCTCGTCCTGGCGGTAAAAGCCCGTCACATGGTTGGAGCTGGCGAACACCACGCGGCGCACGCCGTGGCGGCGGGCGCCTTCATAGATGTGGAACACGCCCTTGATGTTGGCTTCCAGAATCTGCTCGAAGGGCCGCTCGACAGAGACACCGCCCAGATGCACGATCGCATCGCAGCCGGCCACCAACGCATCCACCGCGGCCTTGTCGGCCAGGTCGCAAGGCACCACCTCTTCATCAAGGCCGCGCGAGGGGGCCAGCGTGGAAATGTCGGACAACCGCAAAACGTCGGCATACGGGCGCA encodes:
- a CDS encoding NAD-dependent epimerase/dehydratase family protein codes for the protein MSQPSRLPRLLLTGAAGGLGQVLRERLRPYADVLRLSDISTLAPSRGLDEEVVPCDLADKAAVDALVAGCDAIVHLGGVSVERPFEQILEANIKGVFHIYEGARRHGVRRVVFASSNHVTGFYRQDERIDANARRRPDGYYGLSKSFGEDMASFYFDRYGIETVSLRIGSSFPEPRDRRMMSSWLSYDDLTQLVEKALFTPDVGHTVVYGASANRDMWWDNHAAAHLGFTPKDSSEPFRAKVEAQPAPAPTDPAAIYQGGAFTAQGPFEG